The following coding sequences lie in one Myxococcus xanthus genomic window:
- a CDS encoding sigma-70 family RNA polymerase sigma factor, with product MSRILSARESGNAALERRLSAELLDSMRPIIRRIVGALLPIAGSLSPDDLSQVAAMAVLRAVSKYDATRGRQSFGQVAYFRARAACEQYARMHGTDVHLSDGAHKRRTVRSIHSNEGNVVRVHRMDIPSHFSDGASADDSWVDELESALREMSCLEPDGDTPEAELLSSERRALVFEAVRQLSPERRELVSRVFGLNRPAQSVRSVAEAWGAPKSRVDRMLARALAELRERMATLGM from the coding sequence GTGTCCCGCATCCTGTCGGCCCGCGAGAGCGGCAACGCCGCGCTGGAGCGACGACTGTCCGCTGAGTTGCTCGATTCCATGAGGCCAATCATCCGCCGCATCGTCGGGGCCCTCTTGCCCATCGCGGGCTCGCTGTCGCCTGATGACCTCTCGCAAGTTGCCGCAATGGCGGTGCTTCGCGCAGTGTCCAAGTACGACGCCACGAGGGGGCGTCAGTCGTTCGGCCAGGTTGCCTACTTCCGGGCTCGGGCTGCTTGCGAACAGTACGCGCGCATGCACGGCACCGACGTCCACCTGAGTGACGGCGCGCACAAGCGTCGCACCGTGCGTTCAATCCACAGCAACGAAGGCAACGTCGTCCGCGTCCACCGCATGGACATACCGTCTCATTTCTCGGACGGTGCTTCGGCCGATGACTCGTGGGTCGACGAGTTGGAGTCCGCACTCCGCGAGATGTCGTGCCTGGAGCCCGACGGGGACACGCCCGAGGCGGAGTTGCTGTCGTCGGAACGTCGAGCCCTCGTGTTCGAGGCCGTGAGGCAGTTGTCTCCCGAGCGACGAGAGCTGGTGTCCCGCGTCTTCGGCCTCAACCGCCCGGCGCAGTCGGTGCGCTCCGTGGCGGAAGCATGGGGCGCGCCGAAGAGCCGAGTCGACCGGATGCTCGCGCGTGCGCTGGCCGAACTGCGCGAGCGGATGGCCACCCTGGGGATGTAG
- a CDS encoding phage portal protein, with translation MRAAFRGSSKRKGTGLELSRWASAPPRREVPALLAAYAEMPWLGTIVDTVGDAFADVTWRAFTRQDPTTRKTLVDVSLRRACGDVRRERLKSLVETGDAVELPDHPLLRLLADPNDYMTGRDFAKLFCLHYDLTGEFFAVVEELAGVPVGLWPVPPDCVLALPDLSKPKSERTYTVAAGGRTFLLPAASVIYVKRLNPADPLGRGIGIAYSLGDEVDTDEHAARFTKNAFFNNMLPGAVIAIEGFNESQAGPARAFKESLAREYGGPANAGRVMITSGRTTFARLDTPFRDMQLVDLRRFLMDFVRMVYRVPPEIVGDVTSSNKATSYAAREHLAEQATKPRAEVFLASMQKHLAPRFEDDVLLSYDSPVPADREHRLRVMGTLPSAFTFDEWRVEAGFKPHPERQGFAELLPGQKPNEPGETPTPVEGSSAEANAEATKDG, from the coding sequence ATGCGCGCCGCGTTTCGCGGGAGCAGCAAGCGCAAGGGAACGGGGCTAGAGCTGAGCCGCTGGGCTTCGGCCCCGCCGCGCCGGGAGGTGCCCGCGCTGCTCGCGGCCTACGCCGAGATGCCGTGGCTCGGCACTATCGTCGACACGGTGGGCGATGCCTTCGCGGACGTGACGTGGCGGGCCTTCACGCGGCAGGACCCTACGACGCGGAAGACGCTGGTCGACGTGTCGCTGCGGCGGGCCTGTGGCGACGTGCGCCGGGAGCGGTTGAAGTCGCTCGTCGAGACGGGGGACGCGGTGGAGCTGCCCGACCATCCGCTGCTGCGGCTGCTGGCGGACCCGAACGACTACATGACGGGCCGCGACTTCGCGAAGCTCTTCTGTCTTCACTATGACTTGACGGGCGAGTTCTTCGCCGTCGTCGAAGAGCTGGCGGGCGTGCCCGTGGGCCTGTGGCCGGTGCCGCCCGATTGCGTCCTCGCACTGCCGGACCTGAGCAAGCCGAAGTCGGAGCGCACATACACGGTGGCCGCTGGCGGACGGACGTTCCTCCTGCCTGCGGCGAGCGTCATCTACGTGAAGCGCCTGAACCCGGCTGACCCGCTCGGCCGCGGTATCGGCATCGCCTACTCGCTGGGCGACGAAGTCGACACGGACGAGCATGCCGCGCGCTTCACAAAGAACGCCTTCTTCAACAACATGCTCCCGGGCGCCGTCATCGCGATTGAGGGCTTCAACGAGTCGCAGGCCGGGCCCGCGAGGGCCTTCAAAGAGTCGCTCGCGCGTGAGTACGGGGGCCCCGCCAACGCAGGCCGGGTGATGATTACGAGCGGGCGGACGACGTTTGCTCGGCTCGACACGCCGTTCCGCGACATGCAGCTCGTCGACCTGCGCCGCTTCCTCATGGACTTCGTGCGGATGGTGTACCGGGTGCCGCCGGAGATTGTGGGCGACGTGACGAGCAGCAACAAGGCGACCAGCTACGCGGCGCGGGAGCACCTTGCCGAACAGGCGACGAAGCCGCGTGCAGAGGTCTTCCTGGCCTCGATGCAAAAGCACCTGGCACCCCGCTTCGAAGACGACGTGCTTCTCTCCTACGACTCCCCCGTGCCTGCCGACCGTGAGCACCGGCTGCGGGTGATGGGGACGCTCCCGAGCGCCTTCACCTTCGACGAGTGGCGAGTCGAAGCGGGCTTCAAGCCTCATCCGGAGCGGCAAGGCTTCGCGGAGCTGCTTCCGGGCCAGAAGCCCAACGAGCCCGGCGAGACGCCGACGCCCGTCGAAGGCAGCTCGGCGGAGGCCAATGCCGAAGCGACGAAGGACGGCTGA
- a CDS encoding PD-(D/E)XK nuclease family protein, producing MTPPVDLSKHGPSVIAGVIQRLSVSQLKRHKLCPRAWFFQKVMRVPEPSTGAQQVGTEGHAQLEHFLATGEDVLGTFARSGAHLLPTPGADLLVEQPLNGEPPLTAGGIPFTGFIDLVDARRLASDGVLRITDHKFTSNVATNAASAEQLADADTEPGLQMVGYGAWALSQVERFPGLRTLELEHLYYQTRGQRLAASVVATVPAEHVEREWQTKVEPQVEAMKEHAQAARASDVPANYGPACAKYGGCPFMAKCLTGENKTMSLRDKLLNKVPTIDAAVERDAPELPAVLPPDAPTPTPVQTAPEVAQATEQPAPKRRGRPRKAAEPEQPKGEMRVLFVDCIPTTFDGPKPESLTSYVDTMHRKVAEAGGVDDVRFAGSDSALGFGKWRGALAMAARAELPPPGAYFALGVAQSELMQVIVEALEANFDMVVRSFR from the coding sequence GTGACGCCTCCCGTCGACCTCTCCAAGCACGGCCCTTCGGTGATTGCCGGGGTCATCCAGCGCCTGAGCGTCTCGCAGCTCAAGCGCCACAAGCTGTGCCCACGCGCATGGTTCTTTCAGAAGGTCATGCGCGTCCCCGAGCCCAGCACGGGAGCGCAGCAGGTCGGCACCGAAGGGCACGCCCAGCTTGAGCATTTCCTTGCGACGGGTGAAGACGTCCTGGGCACGTTCGCGAGGTCAGGCGCCCATCTATTGCCCACGCCCGGCGCTGACTTGCTCGTCGAGCAGCCCCTGAACGGTGAACCGCCGCTGACGGCAGGCGGTATCCCTTTCACCGGATTCATCGACCTCGTAGACGCTCGACGGCTCGCCTCTGACGGCGTCCTTCGCATCACCGACCACAAGTTCACCAGCAACGTCGCGACGAATGCCGCGAGCGCTGAGCAGCTCGCCGACGCCGACACCGAACCCGGCTTGCAGATGGTCGGCTATGGCGCGTGGGCGCTCAGCCAGGTTGAGCGCTTCCCGGGGCTGCGCACGCTGGAGCTTGAACACCTCTACTACCAGACCCGGGGACAGCGCCTTGCCGCGTCCGTCGTCGCAACGGTGCCCGCCGAGCACGTCGAGCGCGAGTGGCAGACAAAGGTCGAGCCCCAGGTCGAAGCGATGAAAGAGCACGCGCAAGCCGCCCGCGCTTCCGACGTGCCCGCGAACTACGGCCCCGCCTGCGCCAAGTACGGCGGGTGTCCATTCATGGCGAAGTGCCTCACAGGAGAGAACAAGACGATGTCCCTGCGTGACAAGCTGCTCAACAAGGTCCCCACCATCGACGCCGCGGTCGAGCGCGACGCCCCGGAACTGCCCGCCGTTCTTCCCCCGGACGCGCCCACACCTACGCCAGTGCAGACGGCCCCAGAGGTCGCCCAGGCCACTGAGCAGCCCGCGCCGAAGCGTCGCGGTCGCCCTCGCAAGGCGGCCGAGCCCGAGCAGCCCAAGGGCGAAATGCGCGTGCTCTTCGTCGACTGCATCCCGACGACCTTCGACGGACCGAAGCCCGAGTCGCTTACGAGCTACGTCGACACCATGCATCGCAAGGTGGCCGAAGCAGGCGGGGTCGACGACGTGCGCTTCGCGGGCTCCGACTCGGCGCTCGGATTCGGCAAGTGGCGCGGGGCGCTGGCAATGGCGGCGCGCGCCGAGCTGCCCCCGCCCGGCGCCTACTTCGCGCTCGGGGTCGCCCAGTCGGAGCTGATGCAGGTGATTGTCGAAGCTCTCGAAGCCAACTTCGACATGGTCGTTCGAAGTTTTCGCTAG
- a CDS encoding virulence-associated E family protein, translating to MRVALYENAQDIAPKGVDLSWPELSAKLTAHRRSQCPTSPCVRGCPAKNGPAWSPVDIVERRRSENVRAVTVAVFDLDHLTAAQLACLDAVERHGLAFAVHSTHSNRPPDDYCLRLVMPLSRPVLPREWPSVREAAIRVLGLPADPATKDLARIYYLPDSPVGVEPFALSGEGAPLDVDALLDVARSGLPAHAQPSAPVGAPADLYELRALLRRIRKPEHVAIIRRALAGEPLAPVGGQDNALNALMSCAAFVLPLSTPESAVVELFRASFGATDWREGTEHLCEQALLKLRRHRERRKARDEGRLAENEAIWNSLGGKAPEAPSPDEPGREEDAPNPDDWMSKLALDPGKDGTNKIRNSEANVFAVLLNSPEWRGVLRFNESTKQLEIEGGPLGINPDLETLDVLVANWIQQSSYGHLGLRPKALTVSQQILAVARRNSYDPVAEYLGGLVWDGTPRLDGMLATYFGARGEPGYLRAVGAKFAISAVARALRPGSKVDTVMILEGPQGLRKSTAFRILGGRYFTDAYIDVTNKDSAMLASQYWLIELAELTTFRKSEDQALKAFITRTEDTYRPPYGRTNVKSPRRCVFVGTTNEDDYLRDPTGHRRFWPVKCSHIDTDALARDRDQIWAEAVVRFQQGESWWLTSEEAAGAEQQAALRAENYGDSRKEVILRWLLEMPADKRPNDVTILHVGVEAFALHPAQVDPRISREIGAALKALHFTRGQRRMGDGTRPLVYYVPDELKNAPMEKRGERHAGFGPPAGYG from the coding sequence GTGCGCGTCGCGCTCTATGAGAACGCCCAGGACATCGCCCCCAAGGGCGTCGACCTGTCCTGGCCCGAGCTGTCAGCAAAGCTCACTGCCCACCGTCGCAGCCAGTGCCCCACGTCCCCGTGCGTCCGGGGCTGCCCCGCGAAAAATGGCCCCGCCTGGAGCCCTGTCGACATCGTCGAGCGACGCCGCTCGGAGAACGTGCGCGCCGTCACCGTGGCCGTCTTCGACCTGGACCACCTGACAGCGGCGCAGCTCGCGTGCCTCGACGCCGTCGAGCGCCACGGGCTCGCCTTCGCCGTCCACTCGACGCACAGCAACCGCCCACCCGACGACTACTGCCTGCGGCTGGTGATGCCGTTGTCCCGCCCCGTGCTGCCGCGCGAGTGGCCGTCCGTGCGCGAGGCCGCAATCCGCGTGCTCGGACTCCCCGCCGACCCCGCCACGAAGGACCTGGCGCGCATCTACTACCTGCCGGATTCGCCCGTGGGAGTCGAGCCGTTCGCCCTCAGTGGCGAGGGAGCGCCCTTGGACGTCGACGCGCTGCTCGACGTGGCCCGTTCGGGGCTGCCCGCCCATGCCCAGCCATCCGCGCCCGTTGGGGCGCCTGCCGACCTCTACGAGCTGCGGGCCCTCCTGCGGCGCATCCGGAAGCCCGAGCACGTCGCCATCATCCGCCGAGCCCTTGCCGGTGAGCCCCTGGCCCCCGTTGGCGGGCAAGACAACGCCCTGAACGCCCTCATGTCGTGCGCCGCCTTCGTCCTGCCGCTCAGCACGCCCGAGTCGGCCGTCGTCGAGCTGTTCCGCGCGTCCTTCGGCGCCACGGACTGGCGGGAAGGGACGGAGCACCTGTGCGAGCAAGCCCTCTTGAAGCTGCGTCGTCACCGCGAGCGACGGAAGGCCCGTGACGAGGGACGGCTCGCGGAGAACGAAGCCATCTGGAATTCGCTCGGCGGCAAGGCCCCGGAGGCTCCCTCACCGGACGAACCCGGCAGGGAGGAAGACGCCCCCAACCCCGACGACTGGATGAGCAAGCTCGCGCTCGACCCGGGCAAGGACGGCACGAACAAGATTCGCAACAGCGAGGCGAACGTATTCGCCGTGCTGCTCAACTCCCCCGAGTGGCGCGGCGTGCTCCGCTTCAACGAGAGTACCAAGCAGCTTGAGATTGAGGGCGGGCCGCTCGGAATCAATCCAGACCTGGAGACGCTCGACGTGCTCGTCGCCAACTGGATTCAGCAGAGCAGCTACGGCCACCTCGGCTTGCGTCCCAAGGCGCTGACTGTCTCGCAGCAGATTCTCGCCGTGGCGAGGCGCAACAGCTATGACCCCGTCGCCGAGTACCTGGGGGGACTCGTCTGGGACGGCACGCCGCGACTCGACGGCATGCTTGCCACGTACTTCGGCGCGAGGGGTGAGCCTGGATACCTGCGGGCCGTCGGCGCGAAGTTCGCCATCTCCGCTGTCGCGCGTGCCCTGCGCCCCGGGAGCAAGGTCGACACCGTCATGATTCTTGAAGGCCCCCAGGGGCTTCGGAAGTCGACCGCGTTCCGCATCCTCGGAGGTCGCTACTTCACCGACGCGTACATCGACGTGACGAACAAGGACAGCGCGATGCTGGCCTCTCAGTATTGGCTCATCGAACTGGCCGAGCTGACCACCTTCCGGAAGTCCGAAGACCAAGCCCTCAAGGCATTCATCACCAGGACGGAAGACACCTACCGGCCGCCCTACGGACGCACCAACGTGAAGTCCCCGCGCCGCTGCGTGTTCGTCGGAACCACGAACGAGGATGACTACCTGAGAGACCCCACCGGGCATCGGCGTTTTTGGCCGGTGAAGTGCAGCCACATCGACACGGATGCCCTCGCAAGGGACAGGGACCAAATCTGGGCGGAAGCAGTCGTGCGCTTCCAACAAGGCGAGTCGTGGTGGCTCACGTCTGAAGAAGCGGCGGGAGCCGAGCAGCAAGCCGCCCTCCGCGCAGAGAACTACGGGGACAGCCGGAAGGAAGTCATCTTGCGCTGGCTTCTGGAGATGCCCGCCGACAAGCGCCCCAACGACGTGACGATTCTCCATGTCGGCGTCGAAGCATTCGCCCTTCACCCCGCCCAGGTCGACCCGCGCATCTCCCGAGAGATTGGGGCGGCCCTGAAGGCGCTGCACTTCACCCGTGGCCAGCGTCGGATGGGGGACGGGACTCGGCCGCTCGTCTACTACGTCCCGGATGAGCTGAAGAACGCGCCCATGGAGAAGCGCGGCGAGCGGCATGCTGGGTTTGGCCCCCCTGCCGGTTACGGGTGA
- a CDS encoding terminase large subunit domain-containing protein, whose amino-acid sequence MRRLLSKGAWGKFAEGLAPHESPASRMVQTAGSRAQLAKLFGGLDDKEVELLVYDLDFWARREQSPPDRFSTCFVMAGRGFGKTWCGARWVIKKAWQAKSVGALIGPTAADVRDTMIRGASGILALSPPWFTPKYEPSKRRVTWPNGVYAICYSADKPDRLRGPNAGWGWGDEPASWKHDMAAVDQLPLVLRIGSREDPPQLLLTGTPRPLKKIEELLFANAETQELKPGVVLRTGSSLSNFANLAPSAVANMRALANTRWGQQEVLGRLLFDVPGAIFGSAKWGRVEADPHEYAQQLDRRIVSVDPSPTSETGSDETGIIVQGCKSSVLFGADGVPLKRVSVLADLSRRASPREWATTAIRAYLEWGCDALVVEVNTGGEMVETLISTVAGEMGVSVNVKPVRATSAKSKRAEPVSALAEAGRVEFVGTFPKLEAQLSKFTGINGRRDDRADAFCWGVHDLVFVEQFFAV is encoded by the coding sequence ATGCGTAGACTTCTGTCGAAGGGCGCCTGGGGGAAGTTCGCCGAGGGACTCGCGCCGCACGAGTCCCCCGCGTCCCGGATGGTGCAAACGGCCGGCTCCCGCGCTCAGCTCGCGAAGCTCTTCGGCGGGCTCGACGACAAGGAAGTCGAGCTGCTCGTCTACGACCTCGACTTCTGGGCGCGGCGCGAGCAGTCGCCCCCGGACAGGTTCTCGACGTGCTTCGTCATGGCCGGACGCGGCTTCGGGAAGACGTGGTGCGGCGCGCGGTGGGTCATCAAAAAGGCGTGGCAGGCGAAGAGCGTCGGGGCCCTCATCGGCCCGACGGCGGCGGACGTGCGCGACACGATGATTCGCGGGGCGTCCGGCATCCTCGCCCTGTCGCCCCCCTGGTTCACGCCCAAGTACGAGCCCAGCAAGCGCCGGGTGACGTGGCCCAACGGCGTCTATGCCATCTGCTACTCGGCGGATAAGCCCGACCGGCTGCGCGGGCCGAATGCTGGATGGGGCTGGGGCGACGAGCCTGCTTCGTGGAAACACGACATGGCGGCGGTCGACCAATTGCCGCTAGTGCTGCGCATCGGCTCGCGAGAGGACCCGCCGCAGCTCCTCCTCACCGGGACGCCGCGCCCACTGAAGAAGATTGAGGAGCTGCTTTTCGCGAACGCGGAGACGCAGGAGCTCAAGCCGGGCGTGGTGCTTCGCACTGGCTCTTCGCTGAGTAACTTCGCGAACCTGGCGCCGTCGGCCGTGGCCAACATGCGGGCGCTGGCGAACACCCGCTGGGGACAGCAAGAGGTTCTCGGGCGTCTGCTCTTCGACGTGCCCGGGGCCATCTTCGGCTCGGCGAAGTGGGGACGTGTGGAGGCCGACCCGCACGAGTACGCGCAGCAGCTCGACAGGCGCATCGTCAGCGTGGACCCAAGCCCGACGAGCGAAACCGGCTCGGACGAAACGGGCATCATCGTGCAGGGGTGCAAGTCGAGCGTGCTCTTCGGGGCCGACGGGGTGCCGCTCAAGCGCGTTTCGGTGCTGGCCGACCTGTCGCGCCGGGCCAGTCCCCGCGAGTGGGCGACGACGGCCATTCGGGCCTATCTCGAATGGGGATGCGACGCGCTCGTCGTCGAGGTGAACACGGGCGGGGAGATGGTGGAAACGCTCATCAGCACCGTCGCGGGCGAGATGGGCGTCAGCGTCAACGTGAAGCCCGTGCGGGCGACGAGCGCGAAGAGCAAGCGCGCCGAGCCGGTGTCTGCCCTGGCCGAAGCGGGCCGCGTCGAGTTCGTCGGGACGTTCCCGAAGCTCGAAGCGCAGCTCAGCAAGTTCACCGGCATCAACGGGCGTCGCGACGACAGGGCCGACGCCTTCTGTTGGGGCGTTCACGACCTTGTCTTCGTCGAACAGTTCTTTGCGGTGTGA
- a CDS encoding helicase, translating into MGWSPDLARVLSLPRRDLASTYTDADFAALEAALRAPADTRCTCETLGKRCPSALLPIQRLALLEAARTGGLLAPIGTGHGKELTSFLTPMAMPGCRVAVLFIPANLLPQFETEWAYYGAHWRLPNLAGGRWFRAGLPVLHVVTYNKLSSQEATDLLERIRPDLVILNEAHNLKDPRSARTGRFLRYFEKHPRTRLVALSGTFASKSIKDYAHLSRLALGEGSPLPLAHHVVEEWGTALDPGKVVAPPGALERLCEPGEHVREGFQRRRNATRGVVATEESALNKPLIIRPRYPGPVPAQLLTLIDLAHAGERPDGEQFQEQLQSVACARQLSSGFYHRWRYPRGEPPELIEKWFAQRKAWNKEVWEELKGKRREHLDSPGLLTKAAIRAHLSPPYEGDKPVWHAATWQEWAEIHAAVQPEPQAVWVSDFLVKDAAEWARSRVGIVWVEYPELGERIAKAAGVPFYGGGKAASEAILRETGTRSVVASIKAHATGKNLQQFSRNLVVTPPSDGATWEQLLARTHRPGQQAPCVEVDVCLHTQDYVEAFAAAQERARFIQQTDGQRQKLLSAKLDSEIRLQSRSERYLSARPSQKTPHQSQAPFFESQRASR; encoded by the coding sequence GTGGGCTGGTCGCCAGACCTTGCACGGGTGCTCAGCCTTCCGCGCCGCGACCTCGCGAGCACCTACACCGATGCAGACTTCGCCGCGTTGGAAGCCGCGCTGCGCGCCCCTGCCGACACGCGTTGCACTTGCGAGACGCTCGGGAAGCGGTGCCCGTCCGCGTTGCTCCCCATCCAGCGCCTCGCCCTCTTGGAAGCCGCGCGCACGGGTGGTTTGCTTGCTCCCATCGGCACCGGCCATGGAAAGGAGTTGACCTCCTTCCTCACCCCCATGGCGATGCCCGGCTGTCGCGTGGCAGTCCTCTTCATCCCCGCTAACCTGCTGCCGCAATTCGAGACTGAATGGGCTTACTACGGCGCGCACTGGCGCCTGCCCAACCTCGCAGGGGGCCGCTGGTTTCGGGCGGGCCTGCCGGTGCTCCACGTCGTTACCTACAACAAGCTCTCAAGCCAAGAAGCCACGGACCTCCTGGAGCGCATCCGCCCGGACTTGGTCATCCTCAACGAAGCCCACAACCTCAAGGACCCGAGGTCCGCGCGCACTGGGCGATTCCTACGTTACTTCGAAAAGCACCCACGGACGCGCCTCGTAGCACTCTCCGGAACCTTCGCCTCGAAGAGTATAAAGGACTACGCGCACCTTTCGCGGCTGGCGCTCGGTGAGGGTTCGCCCCTGCCGCTGGCCCACCACGTCGTGGAGGAATGGGGGACAGCCCTAGACCCGGGCAAGGTAGTGGCCCCTCCTGGCGCGCTGGAACGGCTGTGCGAGCCAGGGGAGCACGTCCGCGAGGGCTTTCAGCGCCGCCGCAACGCGACGCGGGGCGTGGTGGCAACAGAAGAGAGCGCCCTGAACAAGCCGCTCATAATCCGTCCGCGCTACCCGGGCCCCGTTCCCGCGCAGTTGCTCACCCTAATCGACCTGGCGCACGCGGGCGAGCGTCCGGATGGGGAGCAGTTTCAAGAGCAGCTCCAGTCCGTGGCCTGCGCCCGACAGTTGTCCTCCGGCTTTTACCATCGCTGGCGCTACCCGAGAGGCGAGCCTCCGGAGTTGATCGAGAAGTGGTTCGCGCAGCGAAAGGCATGGAACAAGGAAGTCTGGGAGGAACTGAAGGGCAAGCGTCGTGAGCACCTGGACTCGCCAGGGCTGCTCACCAAGGCGGCCATCCGCGCGCATTTGTCACCACCCTACGAGGGCGATAAGCCCGTCTGGCACGCGGCGACGTGGCAGGAGTGGGCGGAAATTCATGCCGCCGTGCAGCCCGAACCCCAGGCCGTTTGGGTGTCGGACTTTCTCGTGAAGGACGCGGCGGAATGGGCTCGCTCGCGGGTGGGCATCGTCTGGGTTGAATATCCGGAGCTAGGTGAACGCATCGCGAAGGCGGCGGGTGTGCCGTTCTACGGAGGAGGAAAGGCGGCGTCCGAGGCCATCCTCAGAGAGACAGGAACGCGCTCCGTGGTGGCAAGTATCAAGGCACACGCCACAGGGAAGAACCTCCAGCAGTTCTCACGCAACCTTGTGGTGACGCCGCCTTCAGACGGCGCCACCTGGGAGCAACTCCTCGCGCGCACGCATCGCCCCGGCCAACAAGCCCCATGCGTCGAGGTGGACGTGTGCTTACACACACAGGACTACGTCGAGGCCTTCGCGGCCGCACAGGAACGAGCGCGATTCATTCAACAGACAGACGGACAGCGCCAGAAACTACTGTCCGCCAAACTCGATAGCGAAATCAGGCTTCAGTCCCGCTCCGAACGATATCTCTCGGCAAGGCCTTCTCAGAAGACGCCTCACCAGAGTCAGGCTCCATTCTTCGAATCTCAACGAGCTTCTCGATAG
- a CDS encoding HK97 family phage prohead protease, whose translation MSAVESIGGRRVFKFKASDGDFDRYSDRLNVKGWRVDGYNANGVVLYNHDDGASAAMTGAEPQLPIGKGRVYVEGDALMVDIEFDDEDEFAKKVERKVSKGILNAVSVRYLMLPGQYRQNERGGYDCDAQELLEVSVVTIPGNSRAVRSKSLDEAPDDLVERIATRVVELLDARAEAKSTDEDEAKSTDEDVEDEQKSEPDDEDVEDESKSTSEEDVEDEQKSEPDEDEDETKGFNAADAAKSFVEAFKGYIRGVKE comes from the coding sequence TTGAGCGCCGTCGAGTCCATTGGCGGACGCCGCGTCTTCAAGTTCAAAGCGAGTGACGGCGACTTCGACCGCTACTCGGACCGGCTGAACGTCAAAGGCTGGCGGGTGGACGGCTACAACGCGAATGGCGTCGTCCTCTACAACCACGACGACGGGGCGAGCGCCGCGATGACGGGCGCTGAGCCGCAGTTGCCCATTGGGAAGGGGCGCGTCTACGTCGAGGGCGACGCCCTGATGGTGGACATCGAATTCGACGACGAAGACGAGTTCGCGAAGAAGGTCGAACGCAAGGTTTCAAAGGGCATCCTGAATGCCGTTTCCGTCCGTTACCTCATGCTCCCTGGCCAGTATCGGCAGAACGAGCGCGGCGGCTACGACTGCGACGCACAGGAACTGCTCGAAGTCTCCGTCGTGACGATTCCGGGAAACTCGCGGGCCGTGCGCTCGAAGTCCCTGGACGAAGCGCCCGACGACCTCGTTGAACGCATTGCGACGCGCGTTGTCGAGCTGCTCGACGCACGGGCCGAAGCGAAGTCGACCGACGAAGACGAAGCGAAGTCGACCGACGAAGACGTCGAGGACGAGCAGAAGAGCGAGCCCGACGACGAAGACGTCGAGGACGAATCGAAGTCGACGAGTGAGGAAGACGTCGAGGACGAGCAGAAGAGCGAGCCCGACGAGGACGAAGACGAGACGAAGGGTTTCAACGCCGCCGACGCCGCGAAGAGCTTCGTCGAGGCATTCAAGGGCTACATCCGAGGAGTGAAGGAATGA
- a CDS encoding phage major capsid protein: MTREQIAQMVKALGPEVARELMDAAARSAPGRAEPGNAPRGTGVYASTENFGAFAKSVIAAGRRTGAAELVDAAKRFGNADVQKAVQLSKFDSAGVLVPIQQSGEVIEFLRPDAAMLKLGVRTQTFKGELHMGKQTGTSVFKWVGEGETVPKSAPKYGKIVLKAHKGMVLTDISNDLLRTPGVGDAGVGEDIRATVADGLDDAGFNGDGTGAAPKGLFAQLDAAHTFASTGTTAAAYLADIDKAVELPLTAHVRMGNAAWVLHPTRATALLQLQNSGVWVFRQEMLDRGTIRGFPFVMTTRVPVSRITFSADWRQFIYGIDEDLILSEHDVRAEYDETTVRAIVKGDFKVRQPKAFSSITYT; the protein is encoded by the coding sequence ATGACTCGCGAGCAAATCGCACAGATGGTGAAGGCGCTCGGCCCCGAGGTCGCGCGAGAGCTGATGGACGCCGCCGCTCGAAGCGCCCCGGGCCGGGCTGAGCCGGGCAACGCGCCGCGCGGGACTGGCGTCTACGCGAGCACGGAGAACTTCGGTGCCTTCGCGAAGAGCGTCATCGCGGCGGGCCGCCGCACCGGAGCTGCCGAACTGGTCGACGCCGCGAAGCGCTTCGGCAACGCCGACGTCCAGAAGGCCGTTCAGCTCAGCAAGTTCGACTCGGCCGGTGTGCTGGTGCCCATCCAGCAGAGCGGCGAAGTGATTGAGTTCCTTCGTCCCGACGCGGCGATGCTCAAGCTGGGCGTGCGCACCCAGACATTCAAGGGCGAGCTGCACATGGGCAAGCAGACCGGGACGTCCGTCTTCAAGTGGGTAGGGGAGGGCGAGACGGTGCCGAAGAGCGCGCCGAAGTACGGGAAGATTGTCCTCAAGGCGCACAAGGGCATGGTGCTGACCGACATCAGCAACGACTTGCTGCGCACGCCGGGCGTGGGTGACGCGGGCGTCGGCGAGGACATCCGGGCGACGGTGGCCGATGGCCTGGACGACGCGGGCTTCAACGGGGACGGTACGGGCGCCGCGCCGAAGGGGCTCTTCGCTCAGCTCGACGCCGCGCACACCTTCGCTTCCACTGGGACGACGGCAGCGGCCTACTTGGCCGACATCGACAAGGCCGTCGAACTGCCGCTGACGGCGCATGTGCGCATGGGCAACGCGGCGTGGGTGCTTCACCCGACGCGGGCGACGGCGCTCCTTCAGCTCCAGAATTCCGGCGTCTGGGTGTTCCGCCAGGAGATGCTCGACCGGGGGACGATTCGCGGCTTCCCCTTCGTGATGACGACCCGCGTACCGGTGTCGCGCATCACCTTCTCGGCGGACTGGCGACAGTTCATCTACGGCATCGACGAAGACCTCATCCTGTCGGAACACGACGTCCGCGCCGAGTACGACGAGACGACGGTTCGCGCCATCGTGAAGGGCGACTTCAAGGTCCGCCAGCCGAAGGCGTTCAGCTCCATCACCTACACCTGA